One genomic region from Atribacterota bacterium encodes:
- the rplQ gene encoding 50S ribosomal protein L17: MRHRQRTEKIGRTTSHKESMIANMLVSLIKSGKIETTETKGKVLKRYFEKIVSLAIEGDNASMRQVISWVRDKEAFKTLLRSIVPRFRERRGGYCRLIKLGHRVGDGAPVVLVEIVE; encoded by the coding sequence ATGAGACACCGTCAGAGAACGGAGAAGATAGGGAGGACGACCTCTCATAAAGAAAGCATGATTGCCAACATGCTGGTTTCGCTCATAAAAAGTGGAAAAATTGAAACGACCGAAACAAAAGGCAAGGTCCTAAAGAGATATTTTGAAAAGATTGTGTCTCTGGCTATTGAAGGCGATAACGCTTCTATGAGACAGGTGATATCTTGGGTGCGGGATAAAGAGGCTTTTAAAACTCTTCTTCGGAGTATCGTTCCTCGCTTTCGAGAGCGGCGAGGAGGGTACTGCCGATTAATCAAATTAGGCCACAGGGTCGGAGACGGGGCTCCGGTTGTGCTGGTAGAAATCGTGGAGTAA
- a CDS encoding energy-coupling factor transporter ATPase: MIEFRNVSFWYGEEETVKEQPGVVLNTVSLSIREREFVVLLGRNGSGKSTLAKHCNALLLPKRGSVFVDGMDTKEEQYLWEIRRKVGLVFQNPDNQLIATTVEEDVAFGPENLGLPPAEIRLRVNEALEIVGMRGYEKKEPHTLSGGQKQKIAIAGVLAMRPAYLVLDEATSMLDPEGRKDLMDLLLKLRDTITVLHITHQIEEAVYADRVIVMDEGRVMVEGTPREVFSLGEKIIEWGLELPQIVETALILKKYHPSCFSVFPLHIEELVLELC, translated from the coding sequence ATGATTGAGTTTCGAAACGTCAGTTTCTGGTATGGAGAAGAAGAAACCGTAAAAGAACAACCTGGGGTTGTTCTTAATACCGTCAGCCTTTCCATCCGCGAAAGAGAATTTGTGGTTCTTTTGGGAAGGAATGGATCAGGGAAATCCACCCTGGCAAAACACTGTAATGCCCTTCTACTTCCAAAACGTGGATCGGTGTTCGTTGATGGAATGGACACGAAGGAAGAACAGTATCTGTGGGAAATTCGCCGGAAGGTTGGTCTTGTTTTTCAGAACCCCGATAACCAGCTTATTGCTACCACTGTGGAGGAGGATGTGGCGTTCGGTCCGGAGAATCTGGGTTTGCCTCCGGCCGAAATTCGGCTTCGAGTGAATGAGGCTCTTGAGATTGTTGGTATGAGGGGATACGAAAAAAAAGAACCCCATACCCTCTCAGGAGGGCAGAAGCAAAAAATAGCCATCGCCGGGGTGCTGGCTATGCGTCCGGCATACCTCGTTCTTGATGAAGCAACTTCCATGCTCGATCCGGAGGGGAGGAAAGACCTCATGGATTTACTGCTAAAATTGAGGGATACCATCACCGTGTTGCACATCACCCATCAGATTGAAGAGGCGGTGTACGCTGATCGAGTGATTGTTATGGACGAAGGAAGAGTAATGGTCGAAGGAACACCGCGGGAGGTTTTCTCTCTGGGGGAGAAAATCATCGAGTGGGGTTTAGAGCTTCCCCAGATTGTTGAGACAGCGCTTATTTTAAAAAAATATCATCCTTCGTGCTTTTCTGTGTTTCCTCTCCATATTGAGGAACTGGTACTTGAGCTATGCTGA